One segment of Nocardia farcinica DNA contains the following:
- a CDS encoding 3-hydroxybutyryl-CoA dehydrogenase yields MSSEKIQRVGVIGAGQMGAGIAEVCARAHVDVLVYEQTRELAAAGRARILRSLDRGVSSGKITEREREQAAWRLRFTSDLGDFADRQLVVEAVLENEEVKTSIFAELDKVVTDPNAVLASNTSSIPIMKIAVATANPERVVGMHFFNPVPVLPLVELVTTLKTSEAVSARAEAFAGDVLGKQVVRSADRSGFVVNALLVPYLLSAIRMVESGFATKEDVDKAMVLGCAHPMGPLALTDLVGLDTVKSIADSMYAEFKEPLYSAPPLLMRMVEAGLLGKKTGAGFYQYNK; encoded by the coding sequence GTGAGCAGCGAGAAGATTCAGCGCGTCGGAGTCATCGGCGCCGGACAGATGGGCGCCGGAATCGCGGAAGTGTGCGCGCGTGCACACGTCGACGTGCTCGTCTACGAACAGACCAGGGAACTGGCCGCCGCAGGCCGCGCCCGCATCCTGCGTTCGCTGGATCGTGGCGTCAGCAGCGGCAAGATCACCGAGCGCGAGCGCGAGCAGGCCGCCTGGCGGCTGCGCTTCACCTCCGATCTCGGCGATTTCGCCGACCGCCAGCTGGTGGTCGAGGCCGTGTTGGAGAACGAGGAGGTCAAGACCTCGATCTTCGCCGAGCTGGACAAGGTCGTCACCGACCCCAACGCGGTGCTGGCCTCCAACACCTCCTCCATTCCGATCATGAAGATCGCCGTCGCCACCGCCAATCCCGAGCGCGTGGTCGGCATGCACTTCTTCAACCCGGTGCCGGTGCTGCCGCTGGTCGAGCTGGTGACCACGCTCAAGACCAGCGAAGCGGTGTCCGCGCGGGCCGAGGCGTTCGCCGGTGACGTGCTGGGCAAGCAGGTCGTGCGCTCGGCCGACCGCTCCGGGTTCGTGGTCAACGCGCTGCTGGTGCCCTACCTGCTCTCGGCGATCCGGATGGTCGAATCCGGTTTCGCCACCAAGGAAGACGTCGACAAGGCGATGGTGCTCGGCTGCGCCCACCCGATGGGCCCGCTCGCGCTGACCGACCTGGTCGGCCTCGACACCGTCAAGTCCATCGCCGACTCCATGTACGCCGAGTTCAAGGAACCGCTGTACTCGGCCCCGCCGCTGCTGATGCGCATGGTCGAGGCGGGCCTGCTCGGCAAGAAGACCGGCGCGGGCTTCTACCAGTACAACAAGTAA
- the metE gene encoding 5-methyltetrahydropteroyltriglutamate--homocysteine S-methyltransferase produces the protein MVNVTEGYGSSILGYPRIGPHRELKRALESYWRGSLSREELLEVGRDIQERQFNELAATGLTQVPGNTFSFYDHVLDNALMFGAVPKRFQPYQDVMDPLDFYFLMARGRPDLPPLELVRYINTNYHYRQPELAPDTEFSLHPEALLDEFDRAMAQGIELRPVVLGPASLLLLSKAGDQPGEAEFDTLSLLDKLLPVYEELFEILAKRGATCVQLDEPAYTSERSEAELAAFERAYQRLSKAPLRPRILVTGQYGDFGEALTILAGTGVEAIGLDLASHRIDPDELAKVPGIRRKRLYAGVISGRNVWRADRYVTLEYLNELAKVCPDLVVSTGCTLLHVPYDLLVEYDLEGNVADRLAFAKQKVGEVVSLAKALTEGPSDKWRKRPREVHFKQKHAVRQRVYSITPDMRSREPYAERRAAQQARLNLPPVPATTLGSFPQTGKIRQARYDLDQGRLSYEEYRKRIEAEIEATIRLQEDIGLDVLVHGEHERNDMVQYFAELLDGFATTHFGWVQVYGSRCVRPPIIYGDVSRPAPMSVDWITYAQSLTDKPVKGIVTGPVTMIARSFVRQDQPLYETADQVALAIRDEVVDLEKAGIAIIQVDEPAIREMLPLRAEGRAEYLRWAVGAFRLATSGVRPDTQIHTHIGYSGRTEVVDAIEELDADVTAIVATRSIEWVLKALKEDAAGGHGLSHGVGPGVYESRSARIPDIDELDELLSAAAEAVTPERLWANPDGGLKTRHYWQLEPSLRNMVAAARRIRRRVQARD, from the coding sequence ATGGTCAACGTCACCGAGGGCTACGGGTCGAGCATTCTGGGCTACCCCAGGATCGGGCCGCACCGGGAACTCAAGCGCGCGCTCGAGTCCTACTGGCGCGGGTCGCTCTCGCGGGAGGAACTGCTCGAGGTCGGCCGCGACATCCAGGAGCGCCAGTTCAACGAGCTGGCCGCCACCGGCCTGACCCAGGTGCCCGGCAACACCTTCTCCTTCTACGACCACGTCCTGGACAACGCGCTGATGTTCGGCGCGGTGCCCAAGCGCTTCCAGCCCTACCAGGACGTGATGGATCCGCTGGACTTCTACTTCCTGATGGCGCGCGGGCGGCCGGACCTGCCCCCGCTCGAGCTGGTGCGCTACATCAACACCAACTACCACTACCGCCAGCCCGAGCTCGCGCCCGACACCGAGTTCTCGCTGCACCCCGAGGCGCTGCTCGACGAATTCGACCGCGCGATGGCGCAGGGCATCGAACTGCGCCCGGTCGTGCTCGGACCCGCTTCGCTGCTGCTGCTGTCCAAGGCCGGTGACCAGCCGGGCGAGGCCGAGTTCGACACGCTGAGCCTGCTCGACAAGCTGTTGCCGGTGTACGAGGAACTGTTCGAGATCCTCGCCAAGCGCGGCGCCACCTGCGTGCAGCTCGACGAGCCCGCCTACACCAGCGAGCGCAGCGAGGCCGAGCTGGCCGCCTTCGAGCGCGCCTACCAGCGGCTGTCCAAGGCGCCGCTGCGTCCCCGCATCCTGGTCACCGGCCAGTACGGCGATTTCGGCGAGGCGCTGACCATCCTGGCGGGCACCGGCGTCGAGGCGATCGGCCTCGACCTGGCCAGCCACCGCATCGACCCCGACGAGCTGGCCAAGGTGCCCGGCATCCGCCGCAAGCGGCTGTACGCGGGCGTGATCAGCGGCCGCAACGTCTGGCGCGCCGACCGGTACGTGACGCTCGAATACCTCAACGAACTCGCCAAGGTCTGCCCGGACCTGGTGGTCTCCACCGGCTGCACGCTGCTGCACGTGCCCTACGACCTGCTCGTCGAGTACGACCTCGAGGGCAACGTCGCCGACCGGCTCGCCTTCGCCAAACAGAAGGTGGGCGAGGTGGTCTCGCTGGCCAAGGCGCTCACCGAGGGGCCGTCGGACAAGTGGCGCAAGCGTCCGCGCGAGGTGCACTTCAAGCAGAAGCACGCGGTGCGCCAGCGGGTGTACTCCATCACCCCGGACATGCGCTCGCGCGAGCCCTACGCCGAGCGACGCGCCGCCCAGCAGGCCAGGCTGAACCTGCCGCCGGTGCCCGCCACCACGCTGGGCTCGTTCCCGCAGACCGGCAAGATCCGCCAGGCCCGCTACGACCTCGACCAGGGACGGCTGTCCTACGAGGAGTACCGCAAGCGGATCGAGGCCGAGATCGAGGCCACCATCCGGTTGCAGGAGGACATCGGCCTGGACGTGCTGGTGCACGGCGAGCACGAGCGCAACGACATGGTGCAGTACTTCGCCGAACTGCTCGACGGCTTCGCCACCACCCACTTCGGCTGGGTGCAGGTGTACGGCTCGCGGTGTGTGCGGCCGCCGATCATCTACGGTGACGTCTCGCGCCCGGCGCCGATGTCGGTCGACTGGATCACCTACGCCCAGTCGTTGACCGACAAGCCGGTCAAGGGCATCGTCACCGGCCCGGTCACCATGATCGCGCGCTCGTTCGTGCGCCAGGACCAGCCGCTCTACGAGACCGCCGACCAGGTGGCGCTGGCCATCCGTGACGAGGTGGTGGATCTGGAGAAGGCCGGCATCGCGATCATCCAGGTCGACGAGCCCGCCATCCGCGAGATGCTGCCGCTGCGCGCCGAGGGCCGCGCCGAGTACCTGCGCTGGGCGGTCGGCGCGTTCCGGCTGGCCACCTCCGGCGTGCGCCCGGACACCCAGATCCACACGCACATCGGCTATTCCGGGCGCACCGAGGTGGTGGACGCGATCGAGGAACTCGACGCCGACGTCACCGCGATCGTGGCCACCCGCTCCATCGAGTGGGTGCTCAAGGCGCTCAAGGAGGACGCCGCGGGCGGCCACGGCCTCAGTCACGGCGTCGGTCCCGGCGTCTACGAGAGCCGCTCGGCCCGCATCCCCGACATCGACGAACTCGACGAGCTGCTCTCCGCCGCCGCCGAAGCCGTCACCCCGGAACGCCTGTGGGCCAACCCCGACGGTGGTCTCAAGACCCGCCACTACTGGCAGCTCGAGCCCTCCCTGCGCAACATGGTCGCCGCCGCCCGCCGCATCCGCAGGCGGGTGCAGGCCAGGGACTGA
- a CDS encoding Fic family protein, which produces MRLDDFTAGQRSHVVRAEGGYRAFVPPPLPPEVALTPVLVKRLSAADRAIGELAGLGRGLPNPDLFCRALVRREAVLSSRIEGTVASLSDLALFEAEQPSNPVGDVREVFNYMAAMDHVLAPDRRLPLSLPLLREAHRILLSGVRGDFATPGEFRRSQNWIGRPGSVIDTATYVPPPPDQMWDCLDALEKYLHASGDLPPLMAIAAVHYQFEAIHPFIDGNGRIGRLLAVMLLVEWGLLPGPMLDLSAYIEPRRDRYYDGLLRVSTEGDWALWFSFFLEVVEEQARDSLARAVRLDELRIELRRRVATARSSGLLPVLVDELFRSPVLGIGTAKKVLGVTHRAATLNLEKLVAAGMLVEVTRGRARLFMAPEVVAAMSEPVT; this is translated from the coding sequence TTGCGCCTCGACGACTTCACCGCAGGTCAGCGGTCACATGTGGTGCGGGCGGAAGGTGGCTACCGCGCGTTCGTACCGCCGCCCTTGCCGCCCGAGGTGGCACTGACGCCCGTGCTGGTGAAGAGGCTCTCGGCTGCCGACCGAGCCATCGGTGAGCTGGCCGGTCTCGGCCGCGGGTTGCCGAACCCGGATCTGTTCTGCCGAGCCCTTGTGCGGCGTGAGGCGGTGCTGTCCAGCCGGATCGAAGGAACCGTGGCGTCCCTGTCGGACCTGGCCTTGTTCGAAGCCGAGCAGCCGAGCAATCCGGTGGGTGACGTTCGCGAGGTGTTCAACTACATGGCGGCGATGGACCACGTGCTTGCTCCGGACCGCCGCCTGCCGTTGAGCCTGCCGTTGCTCCGTGAGGCGCACCGTATCCTGCTGTCCGGGGTCCGCGGCGATTTCGCGACTCCCGGTGAGTTTCGGCGCAGCCAGAACTGGATCGGACGGCCCGGGTCGGTGATCGACACCGCTACCTACGTTCCGCCGCCCCCGGATCAGATGTGGGACTGCCTCGATGCGCTGGAGAAGTACTTGCACGCGTCGGGTGACCTGCCCCCGTTGATGGCGATCGCCGCCGTGCATTACCAGTTCGAGGCCATCCATCCCTTCATCGACGGCAACGGTCGCATCGGGCGATTGCTCGCGGTGATGCTGCTGGTCGAGTGGGGTCTGCTGCCTGGCCCGATGCTCGACTTGTCCGCCTACATCGAACCACGTCGCGATCGTTACTACGACGGCTTGCTCAGAGTGTCCACCGAGGGTGATTGGGCACTCTGGTTCTCCTTCTTTCTCGAGGTGGTCGAGGAGCAGGCGCGCGACAGCCTCGCGCGAGCAGTTCGGTTGGACGAATTGCGTATTGAACTTCGACGTCGGGTGGCCACCGCGCGCTCCTCGGGGTTGCTTCCCGTTCTCGTCGACGAACTGTTCCGCTCCCCGGTTCTCGGTATCGGTACCGCGAAGAAAGTACTGGGCGTGACCCATCGCGCGGCAACGTTGAATCTCGAAAAACTGGTCGCCGCAGGCATGCTCGTCGAGGTCACCAGGGGACGTGCACGGCTGTTCATGGCGCCGGAAGTGGTGGCCGCGATGTCCGAGCCGGTGACCTGA
- a CDS encoding AI-2E family transporter — MAADDESTEENAPAPQEAVVTAELSAGPPPWLLRAFLLAAATVSGLVLGFWVLQRLQGLLTVLMISLFLAFAIEPAVNWLAARGMRRGPATGLVFLGLVAVVVAFFGALGALLVDQVTTLVQNAPDYADQVVDWINRTFRTQLSGEDIEKYATEWSDKLEGYLVGFAGNAWGIGTAAVGALFQALGVLLFTFYFAADGPRFRNAVCSLLPPRRQVHVLRAWDIAVEKTGGYIYSRGLLALCSAIAHYAALRVLGVPSALALALWVGVVSQFIPTVGTYLAGAIPIVVALVHDPGSALWLLGFIVLYQQFENYVLQPRITATTLDMHPAVAFGAVLAGAALLGATGALLAIPVTATVQAFAGAYVRRYEVRTDLDTTPPPPAPRPKKPRNWARQLTIRFTGTDSPGRTT; from the coding sequence GTGGCCGCCGACGACGAATCGACCGAGGAGAACGCCCCCGCACCGCAGGAAGCGGTGGTGACCGCCGAACTGAGTGCGGGACCGCCGCCGTGGCTGCTGCGGGCCTTCCTGCTCGCGGCGGCGACCGTCAGCGGGCTGGTGCTCGGCTTCTGGGTGTTGCAGCGCCTGCAAGGGCTGCTCACCGTGCTGATGATCTCGCTGTTCTTGGCCTTCGCGATCGAGCCGGCGGTGAACTGGCTGGCCGCGCGCGGCATGCGGCGCGGGCCCGCGACCGGGCTGGTGTTCCTGGGCCTGGTGGCGGTCGTCGTCGCGTTCTTCGGCGCGCTCGGCGCGCTGCTGGTCGACCAGGTGACCACGCTGGTGCAGAACGCACCCGACTACGCCGACCAGGTGGTCGACTGGATCAACCGGACCTTCCGCACCCAGCTCTCGGGTGAGGACATCGAGAAGTACGCCACCGAATGGAGCGACAAGCTCGAGGGCTACCTCGTCGGCTTCGCCGGAAACGCCTGGGGCATCGGCACGGCCGCGGTCGGCGCGCTGTTCCAGGCACTCGGCGTGCTGCTGTTCACCTTCTACTTCGCCGCCGACGGGCCGCGCTTCCGCAACGCGGTCTGCTCGCTGCTGCCGCCGCGCAGGCAGGTACACGTGCTGCGGGCCTGGGACATCGCCGTGGAGAAGACCGGCGGCTACATCTACTCGCGCGGCCTGCTCGCGCTGTGCTCGGCGATCGCCCACTACGCCGCGTTGCGGGTACTCGGGGTGCCCTCGGCGCTGGCGCTGGCGCTGTGGGTCGGCGTGGTGTCCCAGTTCATTCCGACCGTCGGCACCTATCTCGCCGGTGCGATCCCGATCGTCGTGGCCCTCGTCCACGATCCGGGCTCGGCGCTGTGGTTGCTCGGATTCATCGTCCTCTACCAGCAATTCGAGAACTACGTGCTGCAACCGCGCATCACCGCCACCACCCTGGACATGCACCCCGCCGTGGCGTTCGGCGCGGTACTCGCCGGCGCCGCCCTGCTCGGCGCCACCGGCGCCCTGCTCGCCATCCCCGTCACCGCCACCGTCCAGGCCTTCGCCGGCGCCTACGTCCGCCGCTATGAAGTCCGCACCGACCTCGACACCACCCCGCCCCCACCCGCTCCACGCCCGAAGAAGCCGCGGAACTGGGCCCGCCAGTTGACCATCCGCTTCACCGGCACCGACTCCCCCGGCCGCACCACCTAG
- a CDS encoding NAD(P)-dependent alcohol dehydrogenase, giving the protein MSTAAAAYAVSAADGSFEKVTIARRELGPHDVLIDVKYAGICHSDIHTARDEWGGTRYPCVPGHEIAGLVAAVGSAVTKYRPGDRVGVGCMVDSCGQCPPCLADEEQYCLRGATMTYNTPVPEEVQPGGHTLGGYSTQVVVTENFVVRIPEGIGLDVAAPLLCAGVTLFSPLRHWQAGPGKRVAIVGMGGLGHIGVKLAAAMGAEVTVLSHSLSKQEDGKRFGAHHYYATGDKQTFRDLRNRFDLIINTVSADLPIDSYMRLLRLDGTLVILGLPENPLSVRPFTLANYRRSLAGSMIGGIAQTQEMLNFCAEHGIGAEIELISADEIDNAYDRVVASDVRYRFVIDAATM; this is encoded by the coding sequence ATGAGCACCGCTGCCGCCGCCTATGCCGTGTCCGCCGCCGACGGATCCTTCGAGAAGGTCACCATCGCCCGGAGGGAGCTCGGGCCGCACGACGTGCTGATCGATGTGAAGTACGCGGGCATCTGCCACTCCGACATCCACACCGCCCGTGACGAGTGGGGTGGGACCCGCTACCCGTGCGTGCCCGGCCACGAGATCGCGGGCCTCGTCGCCGCGGTCGGCTCGGCGGTCACGAAATACCGGCCCGGCGACCGGGTGGGTGTGGGCTGCATGGTCGACTCGTGCGGTCAGTGCCCGCCGTGCCTGGCCGACGAGGAGCAGTACTGCCTGCGCGGCGCCACCATGACCTACAACACCCCGGTGCCCGAGGAGGTGCAGCCCGGCGGGCACACCCTGGGCGGCTACTCCACCCAGGTCGTCGTCACCGAGAACTTCGTGGTCCGCATCCCCGAGGGCATCGGCCTCGACGTCGCGGCGCCGCTGCTGTGCGCGGGCGTGACGCTGTTCTCGCCGCTGCGGCACTGGCAGGCCGGGCCGGGCAAGCGCGTCGCCATCGTCGGGATGGGCGGGCTCGGCCACATCGGCGTGAAGCTGGCCGCCGCGATGGGCGCCGAGGTCACCGTGCTCAGCCATTCGCTGAGCAAGCAGGAGGACGGCAAGCGCTTCGGCGCGCACCACTACTACGCCACCGGCGACAAGCAGACCTTCCGCGATCTGCGCAACCGGTTCGACCTGATCATCAACACCGTCTCGGCCGACCTGCCCATCGACAGCTACATGCGCCTGCTGCGCCTGGACGGCACCCTGGTGATCCTCGGCCTGCCCGAGAACCCGCTCAGCGTGCGGCCTTTCACCCTCGCCAATTACCGCCGCTCACTGGCCGGTTCGATGATCGGCGGCATCGCCCAGACCCAGGAGATGCTGAACTTCTGCGCCGAGCACGGTATCGGCGCCGAGATCGAGCTCATCTCCGCCGACGAGATCGACAACGCCTACGACCGGGTGGTCGCCAGCGACGTGCGGTACCGCTTCGTGATCGACGCCGCCACCATGTAG